From the genome of Bacteroidales bacterium:
TTTCCACAAAAAAAATTAGACACATCAAAAACTATAGATAAAATAACAGTAATAAAACATAAAAGAGAGTTAAAAGTTTATTCAAAAGGAGAACTTCTAAAAACATATTCAATATCTTTGGGCAGAAAGCCGATTGGAGATAAACATTTTGAAGGAGACAATAAAACACCAGAAGGTATTAACATCATTAATGATAAAAATCCTCACGTTTGTTAAACTTTGCCAAAGTTGCAGTTTGCAAACACTTACAATAAAACGCCGAACTGTTAATAAATTGCAGTTGTTGAAATCGGACTTGTTGATTTTTTGTCAGACGTTCACAAAGCATAGACAGTATTAATTAACCTGCATCTGTATAATGCAAAATCAATATAACTAATTTTTCTCTTGCCCTCCTTCTAAAACACCATTTTTAAAAGAATATTTATAGTAAGTTTTTGAAACAAATTCATCTCCTGTATCGCTGTCTCCTTCAATAAACTTCTTTTGAATTTTTATATCTCCGTTATTAAACACATTTGCCGTAATTGTTTCTTCAACCCACATTGGAGAGTCACTGCTTGAAGATAGCTCCGCTATTGCATAACTTCCTGTAATTTTATTATTTTCGGACAAACTGATGAATAGTTTTTTATAGGAATGATAATCTGTATATTTTTCAACAGCCCATGTATATGCAGTGATTCCGTTCTCAATATCAAAAGTATGCAGAGCATATGCTTTAGAATTTGAAACCATACTCATCGAAATAAATTCTTCAACAACTCCTTTACCGTATATGTCTGCAATATCTTTTCCGTTATTGAACAGAGTTGAAATATGATCAGCCTTTAATTTATTATATGTTTCATTATTGATTTCTGATATCAATATTGAATCTGCTTCATACGGCAAAGAAGATTGTTGCTTAAAGAGATTCATAAAATCTGCTAAAGGTATTGATTTGTCTTTCTTAATAAATTTACCATTAGAATCAATCATATATTCTTCTTTTCTCCCCTCATAATCTGTTTCAATAGGCCCGGTACCCTTTTCAATAACTGCAGATTGCGTCATTTCAATTACACTTATGCCACTGTTATCTACTTCTGAACCGGCAAGATAAAGTTCATCAATTAGTTCAAAATTATTATTCAGAGTTGCCAAATAATATTTGTCCATATATCTTCCTGTTTTATTGAATCCCAAGCAAACCAGATTCCATTCAGGTGTTTTATGTTTCCAATAAAATCTGACAGAATCTTCATTATAAATAATTTCTATTAGTTTAAACTTTTCAAAGTCTTCATTAGAGACTTTTATCGTTTTAAAATTACCACTTATCTTTTTGCCGTCCCATTCTTGAGGAAACTTTGCCGTTTCAAGTTGTTGATGCACTTCTATCAATGATAATGATTCCTTTTTAGGTTTATCTTTCTTGACATCATTGTTATAATCTGTGTTAACCGAACTCGGTATATCATTTTCTTCTTCCTCTGAACATGACTGTATTGTTAGAAAAAAAAGAAACAGAAAAGAAACAAAAAGAATATGTTTAAAAATTTTCATAATTACGGATATTATATATTTTTACATATCAAATTTACATTAATTGAGATAATTATTGAAGTATTTACTTATGTTATAAAGCATAGATATAAACTTAACCGAAACAGCTTTATTTTTTACCCATTAAATCGACATAGAGCCGAAATTTTCAACTAATTGCTTTTTATGTTTAAAAAAATCCTAAAATATATTTTATTACTCTCTATAACTTTAATCATTATTTGGTATTTCTTTCCACAAAAAAAATTAGACACATCAAAAACTATAGATAAAATTACAGTCATCAAACATAAACGAGAGTTAAATGTCTATTCAAAAGGAGAACTTCTAAAAACATATTCAATATCTTTGGGCAGAGAACCGATTGGTGATAAACATTTTGAGGGAGACAATAAAACACCTGAAGGAATTTACACCATTAATGATAAAAATTCGAACAGCGCTTATCATTTAAACTTGGGGATTTCTTATCCGAACAAAAAAGACAGAACATTTGCAAAAAAACATAATAAAAGTCCGGGTGGTTTAATAAAAATACACGGTTTAAAAAACGGTTACGGTTTTATTGGCAAGTTTCATCGTTGGGCAGATTGGACGCAAGGCTGTATTGCTGTTACGAATAAAGAAATTGAAGAACTGTATCATAATGTTCCTTTAGGTACACCAATTGAAATTTTAGAGTAATAAAATTATTTGCCTGAAGTAATATTTAACTGAACAAAATCACTTCCTGAAAGTTTTATCCTATATTTGCTTCAACTATA
Proteins encoded in this window:
- a CDS encoding L,D-transpeptidase family protein; protein product: MFKKILKYILLLSITLIIIWYFFPQKKLDTSKTIDKITVIKHKRELNVYSKGELLKTYSISLGREPIGDKHFEGDNKTPEGIYTINDKNSNSAYHLNLGISYPNKKDRTFAKKHNKSPGGLIKIHGLKNGYGFIGKFHRWADWTQGCIAVTNKEIEELYHNVPLGTPIEILE